Proteins encoded by one window of Drosophila melanogaster chromosome X:
- the CG3699 gene encoding uncharacterized protein codes for MSLSNKVVIVTGASSGIGAAIAQVLAREGATLALVGRNVANLEATKKSLKGTQAEIVVADVTKDADAIVQQTLAKFGRIDVLVNNAGILGKGGLIDLDIEEFDAVLNTNLRGVILLTKAVLPHLLKTKGAVVNVSSCAGIRPFAGALSYGVSKAALDQFTKIVALEMAPQGVRVNSVNPGFVVTNIHRNIGIVDEEYNGMLQRAINSHPMGRVGDVTEVAEAVAFLASSKASFTTGALFPIDGGKHNLTPR; via the coding sequence ATGAGTCTCAGCAACAAGGTGGTGATCGTGACGGGAGCTAGCAGCGGAATTGGTGCCGCCATCGCCCAAGTTCTTGCTCGCGAAGGTGCCACTTTGGCGCTGGTGGGTCGCAATGTGGCCAATCTGGAGGCCACGAAGAAGAGCCTGAAGGGCACGCAGGCAGAAATCGTGGTGGCCGATGTGACCAAGGATGCGGACGCGATTGTCCAGCAAACGTTGGCCAAGTTCGGACGCATCGACGTGCTTGTCAACAATGCCGGCATTCTGGGCAAGGGTGGCCTCATCGATCTGGACATCGAGGAATTCGACGCGGTGCTCAATACCAATCTGCGTGGTGTCATTCTGTTGACCAAGGCGGTGCTCCCGCACCTCCTGAAGACCAAGGGAGCCGTGGTCAACGTGAGCAGCTGTGCCGGCATTCGTCCCTTCGCCGGAGCACTGAGCTATGGAGTTTCGAAGGCCGCCCTCGATCAGTTCACCAAGATTGTGGCCCTCGAAATGGCGCCTCAGGGTGTGCGCGTGAACTCGGTGAATCCCGGCTTCGTGGTGACCAACATCCATCGGAACATTGGCATCGTCGACGAGGAGTACAACGGAATGCTCCAGCGGGCCATCAATTCGCATCCCATGGGCCGTGTAGGCGACGTCACCGAAGTGGCCGAGGCAGTggcctttttggccagctccaAGGCAAGTTTCACCACCGGCGCCCTCTTCCCCATCGATGGTGGCAAGCACAATCTGACGCCTCGTTAA
- the CG3690 gene encoding uncharacterized protein, isoform B, with protein sequence MSEPSESGDPKPHKTAEHQIGDPPQKEAAADFEAAIDAAGFGMFNILLLVAAVPAAMGTVYETSTMSYILPSAECDLKLSLLDKGILNAITYAGMISSAVLWGYLADIKGRRNLLIVGYAADTICVLGGALSQSRIQLMVFKYLGGFCMSGPFAVLMTYLTELHGRKHRQRIMMMVGIMFSIATLTLPGLAMLILPETWNIQIWTLSLTSWQFFVAVTALPSLLSFVLFFFFPESPKFLMSKGRNREALDAFKFMYHLNSRKPKDSFPIKLLANEVIVPVKKHAKDETIPTELKLPTECVEVQDPENQDSKKSSLRSGFTQLRPLFTKPYLGLSLWVYLLNFCVLLGQNTMRLWLPQLFASINEYENLMSGESQSTSICNILEYSVNRTQSQLEAVTRNDPTVECHVIITPSTYTNNLIVAGAGFVAYMLAGFLVNLVGVKLIMTSGLLIAAGCSIGMYWSSSAASTVALASLFVTMGSISATSVISASVSLFPTSLRTMIVSLEMMFGRLGSLLGNIFFPALMGLGCVPPFLMISAFMLAGCFMAAFLPLKNKAALK encoded by the exons ATGAGCGAGCCCAGTGAATCCGGCGATCCCAAGCCTCACAAGACTGCCGAGCACCAAATTGGGGATCCTCCCCAAAAAGAGGCGGCAGCTGATTTCGAGGCAGCCATCGATGCCGCTGGCTTTGGAATGTTCAACATCCTCCTGCTGGTGGCCGCCGTGCCAGCGGCCATGGGCACCGTCTACGAGACCTCCACGATGTCCTACATCCTGCCCAGCGCCGAGTGTGATCTTAAGCTGAGCCTCCTGGACAAGGGCATCCTGAATGCCATTACCTATGCGGGCATGATCAGTTCGGCGGTGCTTTGGGGCTACTTGGCCGACATCAAGGGCAGAAGAAACCTCCTGATTGTGGGCTATGCCGCCGATACGATATGCGTTTTGGGCGGAGCACTCAGTCAAAGTAGGATCCAACTGATGGTTTTTAAATACCTTGGAGGCTTTTG TATGAGTGGCCCCTTTGCCGTTCTTATGACCTATTTGACGGAACTCCATGGACGGAAGCATCGACAGCGTATCATGATGATGGTGGGCATCATGTTCTCAATTGCAACGCTAACGCTACCGGGACTGGCCATGCTGATATTGCCCGAGACGTGGAACATTCAGATCTGGACTTTGTCGT TGACATCCTGGCAGTTTTTCGTCGCCGTCACCGCACTTCCCAGTCTTCTGAGCTttgtgcttttctttttcttcccGGAGAGTCCCAAGTTTCTCATGTCCAAGGGGCGCAACCGGGAAGCCCTGGATGCCTTCAAGTTCATGTATCACCTGAACTCGAGAAAACCCAAGGACTCGTTTCCA ATCAAATTGCTGGCCAATGAAGTAATTGTTCCGGTAAAAAAGCACGCGAAGGATGAAACAATTCCGACTGAGCTTAAACTTCCGACGGAGTGCGTCGAAGTTCAGGATCCAGAGAATCAGGACTCGAAAAAGAGCTCCCTGCGTTCGGGCTTCACGCAGCTTCGTCCCCTTTTCACCAAACCCTACTTGGGCCTATCCCTTTGGGTGTATCTCCTCAACTTTTGCGTGCTCTTGGG ACAAAACACCATGCGATTGTGGCTGCCACAACTGTTTGCATCCATCAACGAGTACGAAAACTTGATGAGCGGAGAATCACAATCGACGAGCATCTGCAACATCTTGGAGTACAGTGTTAATCGCACCCAAAGCCAGCTGGAGGCAGTAACTCGGAATGATCCCACGGTCGAGTGCCATGTAATTATAACACCCTCCACCTACACCAACAATCTGATTGTGGCCGGTGCTGGCTTTGTGGCATACATGCTGGCTGGGTTCCTGGTAAACTTGGTTGGCGTCAAGCTTATAATGA CCAGTGGACTCCTCATAGCGGCCGGCTGTTCCATTGGGATGTACTGGTCCAGCTCAGCAGCATCCACGGTCGCACTTGCTTCGCTTTTTGTGACCATGGGCAGCATATCGGCCACATCAGTGATCAGCGCCTCAGTCAGCCTCTTTCCCACCTCACTCAG GACGATGATTGTCTCGCTGGAAATGATGTTCGGCCGTCTGGGGTCTCTGTTGGGCAACATTTTCTTCCCGGCTTTGATGGGACTGGGCTGTGTGCCGCCGTTCCTCATGATCAGTGCATTCATGCTGG CCGGGTGCTTTATGGCCGCATTCCTGCCGCTGAAGAACAAGGCTGCTCTCAAGTGA
- the mus81 gene encoding mus81, whose translation METRLEVLLREPNPLFTRWLERWLREAERREQKSQFSLRQALESLKSYPLPLASGRDCSILRGFGGTLCQLIDEELRHHRGLQLLPQEAVVQERYEQQVQAVVRKVQEKQLEHQKRQNKCDRPRKLTKKDLAELAALEERERVVRMKPGQFQLLLLVDTQETSGKNKRVLDQTRSYLESLGARHEVRRLTIGDFLWVAQDQEGNELVLPYIVERKRMDDLASSIRDGRFHEQKHRLQHCGLQHIIYLVEDYGDNEQLGLPLDSLQQALTNAKVQTGVRVVRTANHYRSMSYLAGMSRTLGQIFAGKKLHSVDRGAIDQSTCLLTHSDLGLLKFRALYEDSAKNAQLTVREVFVQQLLQLHSLSLERAMAIVERYPTPRWLLDAYAECADQKQARLLLASIPCGPLERPLGDKISQCLHEFYSTHFR comes from the coding sequence ATGGAGACCCGACTGGAAGTGCTCTTGCGGGAGCCGAATCCATTGTTCACCCGTTGGCTGGAGCGCTGGCTGCGCGAAGCGGAGCGCCGAGAACAGAAGTCCCAGTTTAGCCTGCGCCAGGCGTTGGAGTCCCTAAAAAGCTACCCTCTGCCATTGGCCAGCGGACGAGACTGTTCCATTCTGCGCGGCTTTGGGGGCACCCTCTGCCAGCTAATCGACGAGGAACTTCGCCATCACAGAGGCCTCCAATTGCTGCCACAGGAGGCCGTGGTTCAGGAGCGCTACGAGCAGCAGGTCCAGGCGGTAGTACGCAAGGTTCAGGAGAAGCAGCTGGAACACCAGAAACGCCAGAATAAATGCGACAGGCCCAGGAAGCTAACCAAAAAAGATCTGGCGGAGCTGGCAGCCCTTGAAGAGCGGGAGCGCGTCGTGCGAATGAAACCAGGTCAATTCCAGTTACTCCTTTTGGTGGATACTCAGGAAACCAGTGGCAAAAACAAGAGAGTTCTGGACCAGACGAGGAGCTACTTGGAGTCCTTGGGAGCCCGTCATGAAGTGCGTCGCCTGACAATCGGCGATTTCCTTTGGGTGGCCCAGGATCAAGAGGGCAATGAACTGGTTTTACCCTACATTGTGGAGCGCAAGAGGATGGACGACCTGGCATCGAGTATTCGGGATGGTCGCTTCCACGAACAGAAGCACAGGCTGCAGCACTGCGGCCTGCAGCACATCATCTACCTGGTCGAGGACTATGGCGATAACGAGCAGCTGGGCCTTCCACTGGACTCCTTGCAGCAGGCTCTGACTAATGCCAAAGTTCAAACTGGTGTCCGAGTGGTGCGCACGGCGAATCATTACCGATCCATGAGCTATTTGGCCGGAATGAGTCGCACCCTTGGCCAGATATTCGCCGGCAAGAAGTTGCACAGCGTGGATCGCGGCGCCATCGACCAATCCACCTGCCTGCTCACGCATTCCGACCTGGGGTTGCTCAAGTTTCGGGCCCTATATGAGGATTCCGCAAAGAATGCCCAGCTCACAGTGCGCGAGGTTTTCGTGCAACAGTTGCTACAGCTGCATTCCCTTTCCCTCGAACGCGCCATGGCTATTGTGGAAAGATACCCCACTCCACGCTGGCTGCTGGACGCATACGCGGAGTGTGCAGACCAAAAGCAGGCCAGGCTACTCCTCGCCAGCATCCCGTGTGGACCCCTGGAACGTCCACTGGGCGACAAGATCAGCCAGTGCCTACACGAATTCTACAGCACGCACTTTCGTTAG
- the CG3703 gene encoding uncharacterized protein codes for MEMKMAEAQETKDSCSTIEGQLPAGPVRAEDEEEEVEVEQEQQELLSERWSPLGANYDDANSASSGVDCELEPGLEKSEARRGSTGSELARLRSIEEEQELLTSSLLALTSHFAHVQLRVRQIVEAPAEERDQLLRDLEDFAFQGIPDAVQSKESHPDKPASDGEKDHGPDSQLIQQLKSQLTELEQIAYEAGEPGILPQHVLLEKQKFILDELRAKLNLQVEQHELPALSTEQLRHQVDNAIGEFVGPLKMKEQLVAQLKTQITDLERFIAFLQCDAIEGSVGDRLKLLSGAYNSYAAKQTARSSQASYVATNAPATTATTPPSSGLGAHSSGESLHSKAHGLLDKASVLMQMFASTHLVKPRTHDEFQQNSLKKTHKGNHWGDLRAQLEVDIQEVAALAATLSCDREKLANIKRALRKQQQQAESTEFSDTGNPVINSQNGALTLPPRCRRAVPTGHELAPYASGGAISSDSDEDISYSNFEWEKESKSRRTTHARGDSIATIGRELTTVVRKNFARTLQQLIQHGLRIPAESAASSLMVPFMRCLHPGPPVVPPAVGGDSQFLGLGRAMHAWELVLAYYRLKHGEEYNNTPARKLSQSFQLDIVDAQAVTAKQSLLSAVGMILAMHRPYKRSNNAHFKAFVCAGLNSHLLVEWLNLILSCHELVDTYYSADSYVARTGFRDSLRSIDALSRFDFDLPVDLAIRHFRNI; via the exons atggaaatgaaaatggcagAGGCCCAGGAAACCAAGGACTCTTGCTCGACGATCGAAGGCCAGCTGCCAGCTGGACCTGTTCGTGCTGAAGATGAGGAGGAAGAAGTGGAGGTCGAACaagagcagcaggagctgctAAGCGAACGGTGGTCGCCGTTGGGAGCCAACTACGATGACGCGAATAGCGCCAGTTCTGGCGTGGATTGCGAACTAGAACCAGGACTGGAAAAGTCAGAAGCGCGACGTGGAAGCACTGGCAGCGAACTGGCCCGTCTGCGAAGCAtagaggaggagcaggagcttcTGACAAGTTCTCTGCTGGCTTTGACCTCCCACTTTGCTCACGTCCAGCTTAGAGTCCGCCAAATCGTGGAGGCGCCAGCGGAGGAGCGGGATCAACTTTTACGCGACCTCGAGGACTTCGCCTTCCAAGGAATTCCAGACGCAGTCCAGTCCAAGGAATCCCATCCAGATAAGCCCGCAAGCGATGGTGAAAAGGACCATGGTCCTGATAGCCAGCTCATCCAACAACTGAAGTCCCAGCTGACTGAGCTGGAACAAATAGCCTACGAGGCTGGCGAACCTGGCATCCTGCCGCAGCACGTATTGCTCGAGAAGCAAAAGTTTATCCTGGACGAGCTGCGCGCCAAGCTCAATCTCCAGGTAGAGCAGCACGAACTGCCGGCCCTTAGCACGGAACAACTGCGCCACCAGGTCGACAATGCCATCGGCGAGTTTGTGGGCCCTCTGAAGATGAAGGAGCAACTGGTGGCCCAACTGAAGACGCAGATAACTGACTTGGAGCGCTTCATTGCCTTCCTTCAGTGCGATGCCATTGAGGGATCCGTTGGGGATCGACTGAAGCTTCTATCCGGTGCGTACAACAGCTACGCTGCAAAGCAGACAGCACGGAGTTCACAGGCAAGTTACGTTGCCACAAACGCTCCAGCTACGACAGCTACTACCCCGCCATCCTCGGGATTGGGTGCCCATTCTTCCGGCGAGAGCTTGCACAGCAAGGCACATGGCTTGCTGGACAAGGCTTCGGTCCTCATGCAAATGTTCGCCAGCACGCATCTGGTGAAACCACGAACTCACGACGAATTCCAGCAAAATTCGCTGAAGAAGACGCACAAGGGCAACCACTGGGG GGATCTACGTGCCCAGCTTGAGGTGGACATCCAGGAAGTAGCTGCACTGGCCGCCACTTTGAGCTGCGACCGCGAGAAGTTGGCCAACATCAAGAGAGCTTTGcgcaaacagcaacaacaggcgGAGTCAACCGAATTCTCCGACACTGGCAATCCGGTTATTAACTCACAAAACGGAGCACTGACCCTGCCGCCTCGTTGCCGGCGAGCAGTGCCAACTGGTCACGAACTGGCTCCATATGCGTCCGGGGGCGCCATATCCTCCGACTCCGACGAAGACATTAGCTACTCCAACTTCGAGTGGGAAAAGGAGAGCAAGAGCCGGCGGACGACGCATGCACGCGGTGATTCCATTGCCACTATTGGCAGGGAATTGACTACGGTTGTGCGGAAGAACTTTGCCCGCACATTGCAGCAGCTTATACAACACGGACTTCGCATACCAGCGGAATCGGCTGCCTCCAGTTTGATGGTTCCCTTCATGAGGTGCCTGCACCCTGGGCCTCCGGTAGTGCCGCCCGCCGTCGGAGGAGACTCGCAGTTCCTCGGCTTGGGCAGGGCCATGCACGCCTGGGAACTAGTACTAGCCTATTATAGGTTGAAACACGGCGAGGAGTACAACAACACGCCTGCCAGAAAGTTGTCGCAGAGCTTCCAGCTGGACATCGTGGACGCGCAGGCTGTGACCGCCAAGCAAAGTTTGCTCAGCGCCGTGGGCATGATTCTGGCAATGCATCGTCCATACAAACGGAGTAACAACGCGCACTTTAAAGCCTTCGTCTGCGCCGGACTCAA TTCCCATTTGCTGGTGGAGTGGCTGAACCTGATCCTCAGCTGCCATGAACTGGTGGACACGTACTACTCAGCAGACAGCTACGTGGCCCGCACCGGATTCCGCGACTCACTGCGCTCCATCGATGCTCTTTCTCGATTTGACTTCGACCTGCCGGTGGACCTGGCCATCCGGCACTTCCGCAACATCTAA